From the genome of Streptomyces sp. NBC_00523:
ATAAGTTGACCGCTTGCGACATGTCCTACAGCCAGTGGGGGAGCCAAGTCATGGCCGCGAACGGACGGCACCGCAGATACCAGCCGAGCCGCATCAACCGGGCTTCGCTCACCGTCACGGCAGGAGGCGCAGGCCTCGCCCTCCCGCTCCTCACCGCCGCCTCGGCGGGCGCCGCTTCGGCGGACGTCTGGGAGAAGGTCGCCGCCTGCGAGTCCACCGGCAACTGGCACATCAACAGCGGCAACGGCTACTTCGGCGGCCTCCAGTTCACCCGCTCGACCTGGGCGGCGTACGGCGGCACGGTCTACGCGGCGCGCGCCGACCTCGCCACCAGGGACCAGCAGATCGCCATCGCGGAGAAGGTCCTGGAGGGCCAGGGCCCCGGCGCCTGGCCGGTCTGCTCCGGAAAGGCGGGCCTGACCCGGGGCGGTGCCACGCCCGACGTCAGCCCGCAGAGTGAGCGCAGGGCGAGCGTCCCGACGCCCAAGAAGCAGGACAACGCGTCGTTGTCGTCCCGCCCCGTGCGGACCAAGCAGTCCACACCCCCGGCCACGCCGACCACGGTCCCGGGCAAGCGCGAGTCGTACACCGTGACGCCGGGCGACTCGCTCTCCGGAATCGCGGACGATCAGCACCTCCAGGGCGGCTGGCAGCGGCTCTACGCGGCGAACCGCGCGGTCGTCGGCGACGACCCGGACCTCATCTTCCCCGGCCAGCGCCTGACCCTGACCGGAACGCCCAGGACGGCCACGAAGGCCGAACCGAAGACGGCCTCCAAGGCGGTCCCGAAGGCAACGCCGAAGACGGCGCCGAAGCCCGTCCAGACGCCCAAGCCGCAGCAGAAGCAGCAGACGAAGCCGCAGCCGAAGAAGACCCAGCCGCAGCGGACCGAGACCCGCAAGACCCAGACGCACAAGACCGAGCACGCGCAGAAGCACAGCGGACTCACCGCCCCCGTCGTCGCCCGCACCGGCACCCCGTACCACCAGGCCGGTTCCTGGTCCAGCGGCTACCACACGGGTGTCGACTTCCCCGTCCCCACCGGCACCTCCGTCAAGGCGATGGCGGCGGGCACCGTCGTATCGGCGGGCTGGGC
Proteins encoded in this window:
- a CDS encoding transglycosylase family protein; translation: MAANGRHRRYQPSRINRASLTVTAGGAGLALPLLTAASAGAASADVWEKVAACESTGNWHINSGNGYFGGLQFTRSTWAAYGGTVYAARADLATRDQQIAIAEKVLEGQGPGAWPVCSGKAGLTRGGATPDVSPQSERRASVPTPKKQDNASLSSRPVRTKQSTPPATPTTVPGKRESYTVTPGDSLSGIADDQHLQGGWQRLYAANRAVVGDDPDLIFPGQRLTLTGTPRTATKAEPKTASKAVPKATPKTAPKPVQTPKPQQKQQTKPQPKKTQPQRTETRKTQTHKTEHAQKHSGLTAPVVARTGTPYHQAGSWSSGYHTGVDFPVPTGTSVKAMAAGTVVSAGWAGPYGYQVVIRHGDGKYSQYAHLSSLLVRGGQHVGGGQRIARSGATGNVTGPHLHFEVRTGPEYGSDIDPLAYLRAGGVKV